Proteins encoded within one genomic window of Dyadobacter chenhuakuii:
- a CDS encoding SixA phosphatase family protein — protein sequence MKKTLILVRHATAEDHSFLIKDFDRKLNDKGLGESAKMGEWLATANIGADIFVSSPAPRAYQTAEIIAEKLGLNADQLISDRDLYDGGPKAYLNALNSVSESFSKLMLFGHNPDISHFAEYMSGTDLGSMKKGSVAIIEFEGLKWEELSAKTGQLTLYKTPKQVSETE from the coding sequence ATGAAAAAGACGCTAATTCTCGTTCGCCACGCCACCGCTGAGGACCATAGTTTTTTGATCAAGGATTTTGACAGAAAACTTAATGACAAGGGACTGGGCGAGTCGGCGAAGATGGGGGAATGGCTTGCCACGGCCAATATTGGTGCTGATATTTTTGTTTCAAGTCCGGCTCCCAGAGCTTATCAAACTGCCGAAATTATCGCGGAAAAGTTGGGCTTGAATGCGGATCAGCTGATCTCTGACAGAGACCTTTACGATGGCGGGCCGAAAGCTTATTTAAACGCATTGAATTCTGTTTCGGAAAGCTTTTCAAAGCTGATGCTATTTGGCCATAATCCCGATATCAGCCATTTTGCGGAATATATGTCGGGAACAGATTTAGGTTCGATGAAGAAAGGAAGCGTTGCCATCATTGAATTTGAAGGACTCAAATGGGAAGAGCTTTCGGCAAAAACCGGGCAGCTGACTTTATACAAAACACCAAAACAAGTGAGCGAAACTGAGTAA
- a CDS encoding M14 family zinc carboxypeptidase: MLKRFCWSLLLLFSQFAVAQNKTPDEFLGFPLGSKFAFHHQIVDYIKLLQSQNADRVKIVQYGSSNEGRPLMVAFISSPENIANLEKIRTNHLKSIKLLDGKPDAATPPIVWMSYNVHGNESVSANTSMKVVYELLNKQNTLTQDFLKNMVVMIDPCINPDGYDRYSQWYNRVQNATPDVTPFGLEHDEPWPGGRFNHYLFDLNRDWAWQTQKETKERIALYNQWMPHFHADFHEMGHTRSYYFPPAARPFHKDVTAWQRQFNDLIGEYCRKYFDKNNWAYFTRYNYDLFYPSYGDTWPTVNGAIGVTYEQGGGGRAGLGIERKDEHDTLTLASRISHHYATSLATLEAVLSQKERIVSEMIKFHEDAVNAPAGSFKTYIVKAKGNEERIRSFSEWMTRQGFVYGIAGKSASTKGTELTTLSEQPVKIENNDLLISAYQPKSNLLRILFEPKPVLEDSVTYDVTSWGLAYLYGLKAYGLKEKLAPAAYQSKKIENPIPATSPYAYLAQWSEVEHAAFLAELLKNGILVKSSNIPFEMNKSNFEAGTLIIPKKGNENLAFDKLVTSIANKHFVKLTPVQTGYVSSGADFGSDYIVSLKAPKVVAVTGEGISPTAVGAVWHYFEQQIGYPVTMVNGSRLSTLPWNEIDVLILPDGRYSDIINDKQLEALQNWIRNGGKLIAMERATDVFVGKSGFNLTKKMSDRKKDSDTFKKYGDQEREDAGDTSPGSMFQVTMDTTHPLAFGCGKEYFTLVRDAYEMDYLKDGWNVGYLTETGYKAGFVGNKMTGKLKNTLVMGVQDMGRGHVVYLMDDPVFRSMLYSGKILFSNAVFR, translated from the coding sequence ATGTTAAAACGTTTCTGCTGGTCATTGCTGCTGCTTTTTTCCCAATTCGCAGTGGCGCAAAATAAAACGCCGGACGAATTCCTGGGTTTCCCGCTCGGCTCCAAGTTCGCATTTCATCACCAGATCGTTGATTACATTAAGTTATTGCAATCGCAAAATGCGGACCGGGTGAAAATCGTCCAATATGGCAGCAGCAACGAAGGCAGGCCGCTGATGGTGGCGTTTATTTCCTCGCCGGAGAACATTGCGAATCTGGAAAAGATCCGCACAAACCATTTAAAGAGCATTAAACTCCTGGATGGCAAACCGGATGCCGCCACGCCACCGATCGTTTGGATGAGTTATAATGTGCATGGAAATGAGTCAGTTTCGGCGAATACGAGCATGAAAGTGGTTTATGAGCTGCTGAATAAACAGAATACGCTGACACAGGATTTTCTGAAAAATATGGTCGTGATGATCGATCCTTGTATTAATCCGGATGGGTATGACCGCTATTCGCAATGGTATAACCGCGTGCAGAATGCGACACCGGATGTAACGCCATTTGGGCTGGAACATGACGAGCCCTGGCCCGGCGGTCGTTTTAACCACTATTTGTTTGACCTCAACCGCGATTGGGCGTGGCAAACGCAGAAGGAAACGAAGGAACGCATTGCGCTTTACAATCAATGGATGCCGCATTTCCACGCCGATTTTCATGAAATGGGACACACCAGAAGCTACTATTTCCCTCCTGCTGCCCGTCCATTTCACAAGGACGTAACTGCCTGGCAAAGGCAGTTTAATGATTTGATCGGGGAATATTGCCGCAAATATTTTGATAAAAACAACTGGGCCTATTTCACCCGATATAATTACGATCTCTTTTACCCAAGTTATGGCGACACCTGGCCTACGGTCAATGGCGCAATTGGCGTGACTTATGAGCAAGGCGGCGGAGGAAGGGCCGGATTAGGCATTGAGCGCAAAGATGAACATGATACATTGACGCTCGCCAGCCGCATTTCCCATCATTATGCGACGAGTCTGGCCACGTTGGAAGCGGTGCTTTCACAAAAGGAACGCATTGTTTCTGAGATGATTAAGTTTCATGAAGATGCCGTAAATGCGCCTGCAGGTTCTTTCAAAACCTACATTGTGAAGGCCAAAGGAAATGAAGAGCGGATTCGTTCTTTCAGCGAATGGATGACGCGCCAGGGCTTTGTTTATGGCATTGCTGGTAAATCTGCATCCACAAAAGGCACGGAGCTGACGACATTGAGCGAGCAGCCGGTAAAAATTGAGAATAATGATTTGCTGATCAGCGCCTATCAGCCCAAATCGAACTTGCTAAGGATTCTCTTTGAGCCCAAACCGGTGCTGGAAGACTCTGTAACTTACGATGTTACGAGCTGGGGACTTGCTTATTTGTATGGTTTGAAAGCTTATGGATTGAAGGAAAAACTGGCTCCGGCAGCGTATCAGTCAAAGAAAATTGAAAATCCGATTCCGGCGACTTCACCTTATGCTTATCTGGCCCAATGGTCTGAGGTCGAGCACGCTGCGTTTCTTGCAGAGTTGCTGAAAAATGGAATTCTGGTCAAAAGCTCGAATATTCCGTTCGAGATGAATAAGTCGAATTTTGAAGCTGGAACATTGATTATCCCTAAAAAAGGAAATGAAAACCTGGCATTTGATAAACTTGTCACTTCTATTGCAAACAAACACTTTGTCAAGCTTACGCCTGTGCAAACGGGTTATGTGAGCAGCGGCGCTGATTTTGGAAGCGATTACATTGTGTCGCTTAAAGCGCCAAAGGTGGTTGCTGTGACGGGTGAAGGCATCAGTCCGACTGCTGTCGGCGCTGTGTGGCATTATTTCGAGCAGCAGATCGGTTATCCGGTGACGATGGTGAATGGTTCGCGGCTTTCCACATTGCCCTGGAATGAGATCGATGTGCTGATCCTTCCTGACGGCCGTTATAGTGACATTATCAACGACAAACAGCTGGAAGCTTTACAAAACTGGATCCGGAATGGTGGAAAACTCATTGCTATGGAGCGCGCAACGGATGTTTTTGTTGGAAAATCGGGTTTTAATCTGACCAAAAAAATGTCGGACAGAAAGAAAGATTCCGACACATTTAAAAAATACGGCGATCAGGAAAGAGAAGACGCGGGCGACACTTCGCCGGGCAGCATGTTCCAGGTGACGATGGACACGACGCATCCGCTGGCATTCGGCTGCGGAAAGGAATATTTCACCCTCGTGCGCGACGCCTATGAAATGGATTACCTGAAAGACGGCTGGAATGTGGGTTACCTCACCGAAACGGGCTACAAAGCTGGATTTGTCGGCAACAAAATGACCGGAAAGCTCAAAAACACATTGGTCATGGGCGTGCAGGACATGGGCCGCGGCCACGTGGTTTACCTCATGGACGACCCCGTTTTCCGCTCCATGCTGTATAGCGGGAAGATTCTGTTTAGCAATGCGGTGTTTAGGTAA
- the sppA gene encoding signal peptide peptidase SppA, with translation MLQFFKYVLATFVGIIIFLFASFFILVGIGSMLSSDDEVVIAEKSILKLDLNKPIQEVGVENPFAEIGGPFGGNENAVGLKDIIEALKSAQKDDNIKGIYLKTEGPEAGWATLEEIRNQLLEFKKSKKFIVTYGESYSEKGYYIASLADKIYLNPAGGMEWNGLSAEYSFFKGTFDKLDIKPLVFRVGEFKSAIEMFSRQDMSDSSKKQSIELITAINGNFLKNISASRKIPVAELKGLADSLAVDNPKAALKYKFVTDLGYQDELESYLKRDLKIEDKKKITYVGVDKYLKGGSKVDEGDFNKRIGVLVAEGEITSGDGGDDNIGSDKFVKELKEIRENDKIKAVVIRINSPGGSALASDVMWREIQITAKKKPVIASMSDVAASGGYYMAMGCDKIVAQPNTITGSIGIFGLIFNVSDFMNNKLGVTFDGVGTSPHADWPTATRDMTEFEKSMIQKSVNEGYETFIKKAAAGRKMSVEKLKSLAQGRVWSGVEAKENGLVDVLGGVDDAIKIAAKAAKLGEGDYRVRYYPEKKKPFDELVTKMMGDEEEKASTKALGELAPYVKMYKKLLNMGGTQTRMPFELVIR, from the coding sequence ATGTTACAATTCTTTAAATATGTCCTGGCCACTTTTGTCGGCATAATCATTTTTCTTTTCGCTTCCTTTTTCATCCTTGTGGGTATCGGTTCCATGCTTTCGTCAGATGACGAGGTCGTTATAGCAGAAAAATCTATCCTTAAATTAGACCTTAACAAACCGATACAGGAAGTAGGCGTCGAAAACCCTTTTGCTGAAATCGGCGGGCCGTTTGGTGGCAACGAAAATGCGGTCGGACTGAAAGACATCATCGAAGCCTTAAAAAGCGCTCAGAAAGACGATAACATCAAAGGCATTTACCTGAAAACAGAAGGACCGGAAGCCGGATGGGCAACATTGGAGGAGATCCGGAACCAGCTTTTGGAATTTAAAAAATCGAAAAAATTCATCGTTACTTACGGCGAATCTTACTCCGAAAAAGGCTATTACATTGCTTCATTAGCCGATAAAATTTACCTGAATCCTGCTGGCGGCATGGAATGGAATGGACTTTCTGCCGAATACAGCTTCTTTAAGGGCACTTTTGACAAGCTGGACATCAAGCCATTGGTGTTCCGGGTAGGTGAGTTCAAAAGCGCGATCGAGATGTTCTCGCGTCAGGATATGAGCGATTCGAGTAAAAAGCAGTCCATCGAATTAATTACAGCCATTAATGGCAATTTTCTTAAAAATATATCTGCCTCCCGTAAAATTCCGGTTGCTGAACTAAAAGGACTTGCCGATTCCCTTGCTGTTGACAATCCGAAAGCTGCATTAAAATACAAATTTGTGACAGATCTGGGTTACCAGGATGAATTGGAGTCCTATTTGAAAAGGGATTTGAAAATAGAGGACAAGAAAAAGATCACTTATGTGGGTGTAGATAAATATCTGAAAGGCGGCAGCAAGGTTGATGAGGGGGATTTTAACAAACGCATTGGCGTGCTTGTAGCGGAGGGAGAAATTACTTCCGGCGATGGCGGCGACGATAATATCGGCTCTGACAAATTTGTAAAAGAACTGAAAGAGATTCGTGAAAACGACAAAATCAAAGCGGTCGTGATTCGGATTAATTCCCCTGGCGGAAGCGCGCTGGCCTCTGATGTCATGTGGCGCGAAATACAAATTACAGCCAAAAAGAAGCCTGTTATTGCTTCCATGTCTGATGTGGCAGCTTCCGGCGGATATTATATGGCTATGGGTTGCGACAAAATTGTGGCACAGCCGAACACCATAACGGGTTCAATCGGGATATTCGGCTTGATTTTCAATGTTTCGGATTTCATGAATAACAAGCTTGGGGTAACATTTGACGGCGTGGGCACCAGTCCGCATGCTGACTGGCCTACTGCAACCCGCGACATGACGGAATTCGAAAAATCAATGATCCAAAAGAGTGTCAACGAAGGTTACGAGACATTCATAAAAAAAGCAGCGGCTGGCAGAAAAATGTCTGTTGAAAAACTGAAAAGCTTGGCACAAGGACGCGTTTGGTCTGGTGTTGAAGCCAAGGAAAACGGCCTAGTGGATGTTTTGGGCGGTGTGGATGATGCCATCAAAATTGCTGCAAAAGCGGCAAAATTGGGTGAAGGCGATTATCGTGTGCGTTATTATCCTGAAAAGAAAAAGCCGTTTGACGAACTGGTAACCAAAATGATGGGCGATGAGGAAGAAAAAGCATCGACAAAGGCACTTGGTGAACTTGCTCCATATGTCAAAATGTATAAAAAGCTTTTGAACATGGGCGGAACACAAACCAGAATGCCTTTCGAACTTGTAATTCGCTAA
- a CDS encoding HigA family addiction module antitoxin, whose amino-acid sequence MLKRGMRPSHPGAILAGMIEGLREESGRAFTITEIAAGLGISRSTLSAILNQKASVSSEMAVKLSEGFNTSAELWLNLQKNYDLWQAEKNVSRENIRHFVNV is encoded by the coding sequence ATGTTAAAGAGAGGAATGCGCCCGTCTCATCCGGGTGCGATTTTGGCGGGGATGATAGAAGGTTTGCGCGAGGAGTCGGGCAGGGCTTTTACTATTACTGAAATTGCTGCGGGGCTAGGGATTAGCAGAAGCACGCTTTCAGCGATATTGAATCAAAAGGCGTCGGTAAGTTCAGAAATGGCAGTTAAGCTTTCGGAAGGGTTCAACACAAGTGCTGAGCTATGGTTGAACTTACAAAAAAATTACGATCTGTGGCAGGCGGAAAAAAATGTTAGCCGGGAGAATATCAGGCATTTTGTGAATGTCTAA
- a CDS encoding type II toxin-antitoxin system RelE/ParE family toxin, producing MIESIQHKGLRLLFEEDNSSKLPPHLVERIREILSLLDVAETIEQLNVSGYRLHKLTGEFKDFYSIRVSGNYRIIFRFVDGKVFDVNYLDYH from the coding sequence ATGATCGAAAGCATTCAGCATAAGGGTTTACGTCTTCTATTTGAAGAAGATAACTCGTCAAAACTGCCTCCTCATCTTGTGGAACGAATTCGGGAAATTTTATCTTTGTTAGACGTGGCTGAAACAATTGAGCAGTTGAACGTTTCAGGATACAGGTTGCATAAATTAACCGGTGAATTCAAAGACTTCTATTCAATAAGAGTAAGCGGAAACTATCGGATCATTTTTCGGTTTGTTGATGGAAAGGTGTTTGATGTAAACTATCTTGACTATCATTAA
- the xerD gene encoding site-specific tyrosine recombinase XerD, translating to MWQSYIKHFKNYLRLERSLSGNSVEAYVRDVEKLEEYLELAKIDLPPAKITEEHLADFLKYLSELGLAAHSQARMLSGIKAFFRYLLLENEITEDPTELLESPRLPRKLPDVLSYEEIETMLSAIDHSTPEGTRNRAIIEVLYSSGLRVSELTGLQLTHCYFDIGFLRILGKGDKVRLVPIGKEAIKYTQIYLEHVRNDIAPAKDAEDIVFLNRRGGQLSRVMIFIMIKDIVEKAGIHKNVSPHTFRHSFATHLIEGGASLRAVQEMLGHESITTTEIYTHLDRDYLRQVITEFHPRG from the coding sequence ATGTGGCAAAGCTACATCAAACATTTTAAAAATTATCTTCGGCTGGAACGCTCCCTATCGGGCAATTCAGTGGAGGCTTATGTGCGAGATGTTGAGAAACTGGAAGAATATCTTGAATTGGCAAAAATCGATTTGCCCCCTGCGAAGATTACGGAGGAACATTTAGCGGATTTTCTGAAATATCTGTCCGAGCTCGGCCTGGCGGCACATTCTCAGGCGAGGATGCTTTCGGGCATTAAAGCTTTTTTCAGATATCTTTTGCTGGAAAATGAGATTACCGAGGACCCGACCGAACTGCTGGAATCCCCTCGCCTGCCGCGCAAGTTGCCGGATGTGCTTTCCTATGAAGAAATTGAAACAATGCTCTCCGCCATCGATCATTCCACGCCGGAAGGAACGCGAAATCGGGCGATCATTGAAGTGCTGTACAGTTCGGGCTTGCGAGTTTCAGAATTGACTGGCTTGCAACTGACCCATTGTTATTTCGACATTGGCTTTCTGCGGATTTTAGGAAAAGGCGATAAGGTAAGACTGGTCCCGATTGGCAAAGAAGCCATTAAATACACCCAGATTTACCTCGAACACGTCCGTAATGACATTGCACCGGCCAAGGATGCAGAGGACATTGTTTTCCTGAACAGAAGAGGCGGTCAGCTTTCTCGTGTGATGATTTTTATAATGATCAAGGACATTGTGGAAAAGGCAGGAATCCACAAAAATGTGAGCCCGCACACATTCCGGCATTCATTTGCGACACATTTGATCGAAGGTGGCGCGAGCTTGCGCGCAGTGCAGGAAATGCTTGGGCATGAGTCGATTACGACCACGGAAATCTATACGCACCTGGATCGCGATTATCTCCGGCAGGTTATTACGGAATTTCACCCGCGGGGTTGA
- a CDS encoding helix-turn-helix domain-containing protein has product MIDRLKKLREVLQINAVQFAKKANVPQATYNRIEKGSGNLTADAVADIVKAFEVNPYWLLLGEGGDEPIFTKQAELSNQITITKDEFIELQRKALRQEDRIRELEREVAELRKD; this is encoded by the coding sequence GTGATTGACAGGCTAAAAAAGCTTAGGGAAGTTTTGCAAATTAACGCAGTTCAATTTGCAAAAAAGGCTAATGTCCCGCAGGCGACCTATAACAGAATTGAAAAGGGAAGTGGAAATTTGACTGCTGATGCCGTCGCCGACATTGTAAAGGCCTTCGAGGTAAATCCTTATTGGTTATTACTAGGCGAGGGCGGTGATGAGCCGATTTTTACAAAGCAAGCCGAACTCTCAAATCAAATAACGATTACCAAAGATGAATTTATCGAATTGCAGCGGAAGGCTTTGCGGCAGGAGGATCGGATTCGCGAGTTGGAGAGGGAGGTTGCGGAGTTGAGGAAAGATTAA
- a CDS encoding MBL fold metallo-hydrolase — MILFILLALLVFAGYIFMERPQFGRQPSGARLELIKKSPNYKDGKFQNESYTPDLAEGSSYSKVLIKFFFGKSKYNIPGAPIPSQKTDLLHLDPSENVLVWFGHSSYFMQIDGKTFLVDPVFSGSASPVHFTTPSFKGTDVYDVEDFPNIDYLMISHDHWDHLDYPTILKLKAKVKTVITGLGTGEHFERWGYKTSTLIEKDWNQGADLGGGFRVDITPGRHFSGRGLSRNKALWVSFVLQTPTMKIFIGGDSGYDQHFKRIGDKFGPFDLAILECGQYNEAWKYIHMMPEETVTAAHELKATKLMPVHWSKFSLALHDWNEPIQRATTEAKKQNMPLVTPMIGQKVNLKGDNVFTEWWKQAALQPED; from the coding sequence ATGATATTATTTATTTTGCTGGCGTTGCTGGTCTTTGCCGGTTACATTTTTATGGAGCGGCCGCAGTTTGGCCGACAACCCTCCGGAGCGCGTTTGGAGCTGATCAAAAAATCCCCGAATTACAAGGATGGCAAGTTTCAAAATGAGAGTTACACGCCTGATTTGGCAGAAGGTTCCAGTTATTCCAAAGTGCTCATCAAGTTCTTTTTTGGCAAAAGCAAATACAACATTCCGGGTGCACCCATTCCTTCCCAAAAGACTGATTTACTGCATTTAGACCCAAGTGAGAACGTTTTAGTATGGTTTGGACATTCTTCCTACTTCATGCAGATCGATGGCAAAACATTCCTAGTCGACCCTGTTTTCAGCGGCAGCGCCTCCCCCGTCCATTTCACAACGCCCAGCTTTAAAGGCACCGATGTGTATGATGTTGAGGATTTCCCGAACATTGATTACCTGATGATTTCGCACGATCACTGGGACCATTTGGATTATCCGACCATATTAAAACTGAAAGCCAAGGTTAAAACCGTCATCACGGGCCTCGGCACAGGCGAACATTTCGAGCGTTGGGGTTATAAAACAAGCACGCTGATTGAAAAAGATTGGAACCAGGGCGCAGATCTGGGCGGCGGGTTCCGGGTTGACATTACGCCGGGGAGACACTTTTCAGGCCGCGGCCTGAGCCGTAACAAGGCACTTTGGGTCTCCTTTGTACTGCAAACCCCAACCATGAAAATCTTCATCGGCGGCGACTCCGGCTATGACCAGCATTTCAAAAGAATCGGCGACAAATTCGGTCCATTCGACCTCGCCATACTCGAATGCGGCCAATACAACGAAGCCTGGAAATACATCCACATGATGCCCGAAGAAACCGTAACGGCAGCCCACGAGCTGAAAGCCACCAAACTAATGCCCGTCCACTGGTCCAAATTCTCCCTCGCCCTCCACGACTGGAACGAACCCATCCAAAGAGCCACTACCGAAGCAAAAAAACAAAACATGCCGCTGGTAACGCCCATGATCGGACAGAAAGTGAATTTGAAAGGGGATAATGTCTTCACCGAATGGTGGAAACAAGCCGCGCTGCAACCGGAGGATTAA
- the aroQ gene encoding type II 3-dehydroquinate dehydratase — MKKILILNGPNLNLLGKREPGVYGNQSFEDYFGTLKGLFPDIELHYFQSNHEGALIDKIHEVGFTFDGIVINAGGYTHTSIALADALSAVTTPAVEVHISNIHARESFRHHSYLTSRCKGMICGLGLRGYELAVRYF; from the coding sequence ATGAAAAAGATCCTGATCCTGAACGGCCCTAATTTGAATCTTTTAGGCAAACGCGAACCCGGCGTTTATGGTAACCAATCATTTGAGGATTATTTCGGAACACTGAAAGGTCTTTTTCCGGACATTGAACTGCATTATTTTCAATCCAATCACGAAGGCGCATTAATAGACAAAATCCACGAAGTCGGCTTCACATTTGACGGGATAGTGATCAATGCGGGCGGATACACACACACCTCCATCGCCCTGGCCGACGCCCTTTCCGCCGTAACCACTCCGGCCGTAGAAGTCCACATCTCCAACATCCACGCCAGAGAATCCTTCCGCCACCATAGCTATTTAACGTCGCGTTGTAAGGGGATGATTTGTGGGTTGGGGCTTCGGGGTTATGAACTGGCGGTTCGCTATTTCTAA